A genomic window from Halogeometricum borinquense DSM 11551 includes:
- a CDS encoding Na+/H+ antiporter subunit E — protein sequence MTRRWPLTGLLLAILWIFVRGVELTPRTLAEEFIVGLIVGMIIAYLLRGFYTPTLGPGRALKVAPYATLYLLVFLKELVTANWDVAKRVLAPSMPINPRVIEVPLRVRTDLAVTTIANSITLTPGTLTMDYDAETNTLYVHSIDGSDRDALLEPIRTWEDYALVIFDEELKPGDPVPQLETDGGEERGD from the coding sequence ATGACTCGACGCTGGCCGCTTACGGGACTGCTCCTCGCAATCCTCTGGATATTCGTTCGCGGGGTCGAACTCACGCCACGGACGCTCGCCGAGGAGTTCATCGTCGGTCTCATCGTCGGGATGATCATCGCGTACCTCCTTCGAGGGTTCTACACTCCGACACTCGGTCCGGGCCGCGCCCTCAAAGTCGCGCCCTACGCCACACTCTATCTGCTCGTGTTCCTCAAAGAACTCGTGACGGCGAACTGGGACGTGGCGAAACGGGTACTCGCGCCCTCGATGCCGATCAATCCGCGCGTCATCGAGGTGCCGCTTCGAGTTCGCACTGATCTCGCTGTCACCACCATCGCCAACAGCATCACGCTCACACCGGGTACGCTCACCATGGATTACGACGCCGAGACGAACACGCTCTACGTGCACAGCATCGACGGCTCCGACCGCGACGCGCTGTTGGAGCCGATTCGGACGTGGGAAGATTACGCCCTCGTCATCTTCGACGAGGAGTTGAAGCCGGGTGACCCGGTTCCGCAGTTGGAGACCGACGGAGGTGAGGAACGTGGCGACTGA
- a CDS encoding DUF7551 domain-containing protein yields MVGGTLREIRSRVRGLSVPTGPYAVICTRTGREPIPLTGMRFDSRDDAEHAADAAKDYRSALRRYDPQVLQHESEIRNVADADETPRLSATHDRAVRLPADADPRTYYLSFCHDVSGAVFEALTETGYRTVESAAMETYLTLAEVVTEQDDFCLTLLWSVMSELDVRLDASRQRRVVSAAASLLAGPSDGAFLAEPTVESALEATMTRLNRASFVGEFDIAVCSSDEAWEVTFAGYSLAERTGRLPTLPVAVDLIRRLPDDVVSFTEATPLANSRWRVRVERDSEPTGLVSLDATDESRLNDTDYRI; encoded by the coding sequence ATGGTTGGAGGGACACTTCGGGAAATCCGTTCCCGAGTGCGGGGGTTGTCAGTGCCGACTGGGCCGTACGCTGTGATCTGTACCCGAACAGGACGCGAACCGATCCCCTTGACCGGGATGCGATTCGACTCCCGAGATGACGCAGAACATGCGGCAGACGCTGCGAAAGACTACCGTTCGGCACTCCGACGGTACGATCCACAAGTACTGCAGCACGAATCAGAGATACGAAACGTGGCCGATGCCGACGAAACACCGCGACTGTCAGCGACCCACGACAGAGCAGTCCGACTGCCTGCCGACGCCGACCCTCGGACGTACTATCTCTCGTTCTGCCACGACGTGTCCGGCGCAGTGTTCGAGGCTCTCACGGAGACGGGCTATCGGACCGTCGAATCCGCCGCGATGGAGACCTATCTGACGCTGGCGGAGGTCGTCACCGAACAGGACGACTTCTGTCTCACGTTGTTGTGGAGCGTGATGAGCGAACTCGACGTTCGACTCGACGCGTCTCGACAACGGCGTGTCGTCTCCGCCGCCGCATCGTTGCTCGCCGGGCCGAGCGATGGTGCGTTCCTCGCAGAACCGACGGTCGAATCCGCTCTCGAAGCGACGATGACGCGCCTCAACCGAGCGTCGTTCGTCGGCGAGTTCGACATCGCAGTGTGTTCCAGCGATGAGGCGTGGGAGGTGACGTTCGCCGGGTACTCTCTCGCCGAGCGAACCGGCCGACTGCCGACGCTTCCGGTAGCCGTCGATCTGATTCGCCGACTCCCGGACGATGTGGTCTCTTTCACCGAGGCGACACCGCTCGCAAACTCACGATGGCGAGTCCGCGTCGAGCGCGATAGCGAACCGACTGGACTCGTCAGCCTCGATGCCACGGACGAGAGCAGATTGAACGATACCGACTACCGGATCTAA
- a CDS encoding monovalent cation/H+ antiporter complex subunit F, with protein MATETLTGTLGLLVNAALVVSAALTLLVSYRVIKGPTVPDRVVALDTIGTNVVAIAVLYAMFTRQGFFIDVSLVLAIIGFISTITVARYVTEGDIIE; from the coding sequence GTGGCGACTGAGACGCTCACTGGAACGCTCGGTCTGCTCGTGAACGCGGCGCTTGTCGTCTCCGCGGCGCTCACGCTGCTCGTGAGTTACCGCGTCATCAAGGGACCGACCGTCCCCGACCGCGTCGTCGCGCTGGACACGATTGGCACGAACGTCGTCGCCATCGCCGTCCTCTACGCGATGTTCACGCGACAGGGGTTCTTCATCGACGTGAGCCTCGTCCTTGCCATCATTGGCTTCATTAGCACCATCACCGTGGCGCGGTACGTCACGGAGGGGGACATCATCGAATGA
- a CDS encoding geranylgeranylglyceryl/heptaprenylglyceryl phosphate synthase, whose translation MDLNWDRLSHVTKIDPAEHVPNDLELLDGTDLVIVGGSDGVTAENTLDAVQKVKSQFPDLPVLQEPYRSSHVSSKTVDTVDYLSVPAVFNGDDAHFVRKHVELFTEAASKPDEVTGSGLPVVGDAISSKAREAVSELATKIIGEGYVIQNCDSKAAAVSGVETPYTTEEVAGAALAAESFYGFPIFYIEYSGTYGGPTDVAAASQYLDETVLLYGGGIETHEQTAEILDAGADAVVVGDCFHDDPEQYRQTIP comes from the coding sequence ATGGATCTCAACTGGGACCGTCTCTCGCATGTGACGAAAATCGACCCAGCTGAACACGTTCCGAACGACCTCGAACTTCTCGACGGGACTGACCTCGTTATCGTGGGCGGCTCGGACGGTGTAACTGCCGAGAACACGCTCGATGCAGTACAGAAAGTCAAATCACAGTTTCCGGATCTTCCGGTACTTCAAGAACCGTACCGCTCCTCACACGTCTCCTCGAAAACGGTCGATACGGTAGATTATCTCTCCGTCCCCGCCGTGTTCAACGGTGACGACGCCCACTTTGTCAGAAAACACGTCGAACTGTTCACTGAAGCTGCCAGCAAGCCCGACGAGGTCACCGGGTCGGGGCTGCCGGTCGTCGGAGACGCGATTTCCTCGAAGGCACGAGAGGCCGTGTCAGAACTCGCAACGAAGATCATCGGCGAAGGATACGTCATCCAAAACTGCGATTCGAAGGCGGCCGCCGTTTCCGGCGTCGAGACGCCGTACACCACAGAAGAGGTTGCCGGTGCGGCGCTTGCGGCCGAGTCGTTCTACGGATTCCCGATATTCTACATCGAGTACTCCGGGACGTACGGCGGGCCAACGGATGTTGCGGCCGCATCGCAGTATCTCGACGAGACGGTGCTTCTCTACGGTGGCGGCATCGAGACGCACGAACAGACAGCAGAGATACTGGATGCGGGTGCCGACGCCGTCGTCGTCGGTGATTGTTTTCACGACGACCCCGAGCAGTATCGGCAGACGATTCCGTGA
- the mnhG gene encoding monovalent cation/H(+) antiporter subunit G, whose translation MIPLSLELLPLAAESEGATHAVGPIETALVSVLVVVGTFFLIVGTVGLLRLPNVYNRMHATSKATTLGAASIALAGFVFYGPGGDGLMSLVTVVFLFLTAPTGAHMISRAAQRMGIDFLSEVTWPAGPDTGGEDTDVTPTDD comes from the coding sequence ATGATTCCACTATCGCTCGAACTACTGCCGCTCGCCGCCGAAAGTGAGGGCGCAACGCACGCCGTCGGCCCGATAGAGACGGCGCTCGTCTCTGTCTTGGTCGTCGTCGGGACGTTCTTCCTCATTGTCGGCACTGTCGGATTGCTTCGTCTACCAAACGTCTACAACCGGATGCACGCCACCTCGAAGGCGACGACGCTCGGCGCGGCCAGCATCGCTCTCGCCGGGTTCGTTTTCTACGGTCCCGGCGGTGACGGCCTCATGTCTCTCGTGACCGTGGTGTTCCTGTTCCTTACGGCACCGACCGGCGCGCACATGATTTCGCGGGCCGCTCAGCGCATGGGAATCGACTTCCTCTCAGAAGTGACGTGGCCCGCTGGTCCCGACACCGGCGGCGAGGATACCGACGTAACGCCGACTGACGACTGA
- a CDS encoding sodium:proton antiporter produces MTQFVLAAVLGILFALGTYLVLRRDVVRVVWGISIISQAANVYLVTMGGLSGFAPITGHGGSAESVTDPLVQALVLTAIVIGFGTTALALVLTYRVYEEHGTIDMYELGGHGE; encoded by the coding sequence ATGACTCAGTTCGTCCTCGCTGCCGTCCTCGGCATTCTGTTCGCTCTCGGGACGTACCTCGTCCTCCGGCGCGACGTGGTTCGCGTCGTCTGGGGTATCAGCATCATCAGCCAAGCCGCGAACGTCTATCTCGTCACGATGGGCGGATTGTCCGGCTTCGCGCCCATCACCGGTCACGGCGGGTCCGCCGAGTCGGTAACTGACCCCCTCGTGCAGGCGCTCGTCCTAACGGCCATCGTCATTGGCTTCGGGACGACGGCGCTCGCGCTCGTCCTGACGTATCGCGTCTACGAGGAACACGGAACCATCGACATGTACGAACTCGGAGGTCACGGAGAATGA
- a CDS encoding type II toxin-antitoxin system RatA family toxin: MDEIVVSTVVYLPTEDVYDFLVDFPRYANYSKHLQDVTQRGDGGSGTRYALHFSWWKLTYTAHSEVTELEPPNRIEWQIVKDIHAHGRWRVEALDTLPDAAPNDAETACRVFFEVSYDADSADKDSINLPRFVSFGWVIDKLKPALQTEAERIVERIVEDLEGRRRSVELTVERRTV, encoded by the coding sequence GTGGACGAAATCGTCGTTAGCACCGTCGTGTACCTCCCGACCGAGGACGTGTACGACTTCCTCGTGGATTTCCCCCGCTATGCGAACTACTCGAAGCACCTCCAAGATGTCACCCAACGCGGCGACGGCGGGTCGGGCACGCGGTACGCCCTGCACTTCTCGTGGTGGAAGCTCACCTACACAGCACACTCAGAGGTAACCGAACTCGAGCCGCCGAACCGCATCGAATGGCAAATCGTCAAAGACATTCACGCTCACGGACGGTGGCGCGTTGAAGCACTCGACACACTGCCAGATGCCGCTCCGAACGACGCAGAGACGGCCTGCCGCGTCTTCTTCGAGGTGTCGTACGACGCCGATTCGGCCGACAAAGACTCCATCAATCTCCCGCGGTTCGTCTCGTTCGGGTGGGTGATCGACAAGTTGAAACCGGCGCTTCAGACGGAAGCCGAACGAATTGTCGAGCGCATCGTCGAGGACTTAGAGGGGCGTCGCCGCTCCGTCGAGTTGACCGTCGAACGTCGGACTGTGTGA
- a CDS encoding Na+/H+ antiporter subunit D, whose product MSTAVIAPLLVALVTAIATLLTRTNDTINRGVSLLGGVGYFAAVALLFQRIVLPLGSEGQTLVYQVSGWKAPFGIVLVADPLSAFMLALTAIVSLCALTYSVLFVDGFGQRLSYHPLYHFMVVGVTGSFLTGDIFNLFVWFEVMLMSSYILVLFYSGPEHTRAALNYVVLNLLGSAVMLLAIGGLYATTGTLNMADLARRLADPATYDVAVAPVIGLAAVLFSVFALKAGIVPFQFWVPAAYRAAPAPVTAMLAGVVKKVGVYAIVRLYFTVFAAASLPVSLPFISGDSMLAFFGPVFFVMATASIVVGGVGAIGREDIDGLLAYSSISQVGFIILPFAVAAMANSRTVQMLGVTAGIVYAFNHGLAKSLLFLASGTIQEAVGTARFDQLGGLARRAPVLSAGFLLGALTLIGVPPLSGFFGKLLVFQTAADAFALDAIGAGAALIVALVGAVLTIAYYTRAWNDAFWGAPGSAVEAAIPSRWTGPVSVEADESAVADAGGRADGGTANNVSDPPASFALTGQVVVVAALAVTVIAFGIGFDAVYQTATTAAKAALNTEGYMKAVLGSVGALVGVVA is encoded by the coding sequence ATGAGTACCGCTGTCATCGCACCGCTTTTGGTCGCCCTCGTGACGGCCATTGCGACGCTTCTGACACGAACGAACGATACGATCAACCGGGGTGTAAGCCTGCTCGGCGGCGTCGGCTACTTCGCCGCCGTCGCGCTGCTGTTCCAGCGCATCGTCTTGCCGCTCGGTTCCGAGGGGCAGACGCTCGTGTATCAGGTGTCGGGGTGGAAGGCTCCGTTCGGCATCGTCCTCGTGGCAGATCCGCTGTCGGCATTCATGCTCGCCCTCACGGCCATCGTGTCGCTGTGTGCGCTGACCTACTCCGTTCTCTTCGTGGACGGATTCGGGCAGCGACTCTCTTACCACCCGCTGTATCATTTCATGGTGGTCGGGGTCACCGGGTCGTTCCTCACGGGCGACATCTTCAACCTGTTCGTCTGGTTCGAGGTGATGCTCATGTCGAGCTATATCCTCGTGCTGTTCTACAGCGGTCCCGAACACACCCGCGCGGCGCTGAACTACGTCGTGCTGAACCTCTTGGGCAGCGCGGTGATGCTCCTCGCAATCGGCGGCCTGTACGCCACCACGGGGACACTGAACATGGCCGACCTCGCGCGCAGGCTGGCCGACCCGGCGACGTACGACGTGGCCGTCGCACCCGTCATCGGCCTCGCGGCGGTGCTGTTTTCGGTGTTCGCGCTGAAGGCCGGCATCGTCCCGTTCCAGTTCTGGGTGCCGGCGGCCTACCGCGCCGCGCCCGCGCCCGTGACGGCGATGCTCGCGGGCGTCGTGAAGAAAGTGGGCGTGTACGCCATCGTCCGCCTGTACTTTACGGTGTTCGCCGCGGCGAGTCTGCCCGTGTCGCTCCCGTTCATCTCAGGCGACTCGATGCTCGCGTTCTTCGGTCCGGTGTTTTTCGTCATGGCAACTGCGAGCATCGTCGTCGGCGGTGTCGGTGCGATTGGGCGCGAGGATATCGACGGCTTGCTCGCGTACTCCTCGATCAGTCAGGTTGGATTCATTATCCTGCCCTTCGCCGTCGCGGCGATGGCGAACTCGCGGACTGTCCAAATGCTGGGCGTCACTGCTGGAATCGTCTACGCGTTCAATCACGGTCTCGCTAAGAGCCTGCTATTCCTCGCGTCGGGAACGATTCAGGAGGCGGTGGGAACGGCGCGCTTCGACCAACTCGGCGGACTCGCCCGCCGTGCGCCGGTTCTCTCCGCGGGATTCTTGCTCGGTGCGCTGACGCTCATCGGCGTGCCGCCGCTCTCTGGGTTCTTCGGCAAACTGCTCGTCTTCCAGACGGCGGCCGACGCGTTCGCACTGGACGCTATCGGGGCGGGCGCGGCACTCATTGTCGCACTCGTCGGTGCGGTGCTCACCATCGCATACTACACCCGCGCGTGGAACGACGCCTTCTGGGGCGCACCCGGGTCGGCCGTCGAAGCGGCGATTCCGAGTCGCTGGACCGGTCCTGTGTCAGTTGAGGCCGATGAAAGTGCCGTCGCTGACGCTGGCGGTCGGGCCGATGGCGGGACGGCGAACAACGTTAGCGACCCTCCGGCGTCCTTCGCACTCACCGGCCAAGTCGTCGTCGTGGCGGCGCTTGCCGTCACCGTCATCGCGTTCGGAATCGGCTTCGATGCCGTGTACCAAACGGCGACTACCGCTGCCAAGGCGGCGCTCAATACCGAGGGGTACATGAAAGCCGTCCTCGGATCGGTCGGCGCGCTCGTGGGGGTGGTCGCATGA
- the coaBC gene encoding bifunctional phosphopantothenoylcysteine decarboxylase/phosphopantothenate--cysteine ligase CoaBC, giving the protein MLEGVNVALGVSGSIAAVKVVELAHELRRQGANVRGVMTESAQGIIHPWAVEFATENDVVTEITGRVEHVELCGRDGWADVLLLAPATANTVGKIAGAVDDTPVTTCATTALGADVPVVVAPAMHEPMYDHPGVLDAIDRVESWGVQFVDPRIEEGKAKIATEEAIVTDVARATTEQTLAGRHVVVTAGATSESIDPIRVLTNRSSGRTGREVARACYVRGADVTLVHDGDDVPYADVVPVETSAEMLDAVLSVAANADALVSAAAISDYTVETAAEKLRSGEPRTLELEPTPKLIDSVREEYPDLAIVGFKAETSGDEAMVAAARKILDRANLSFVVANDASVMGQAETRTLFVRPEGMAEFAGSKDALGGRIAAELAAELR; this is encoded by the coding sequence ATGTTAGAAGGCGTGAACGTGGCGCTGGGCGTTTCGGGAAGTATCGCCGCGGTGAAGGTGGTCGAACTCGCCCACGAACTCCGGCGGCAAGGGGCGAACGTCCGCGGCGTGATGACCGAGAGCGCACAGGGAATCATCCACCCGTGGGCCGTCGAGTTCGCCACCGAGAACGACGTTGTGACTGAAATCACGGGCCGCGTCGAACACGTCGAACTCTGCGGCCGAGACGGGTGGGCTGACGTTCTTCTCCTCGCGCCCGCGACGGCGAACACCGTCGGGAAAATAGCGGGCGCAGTGGACGACACGCCGGTAACGACGTGTGCGACGACGGCCCTCGGCGCGGACGTGCCGGTCGTCGTTGCACCCGCGATGCACGAACCGATGTACGACCACCCCGGCGTCTTAGACGCCATCGACCGCGTGGAGTCCTGGGGCGTCCAGTTTGTGGATCCGCGAATCGAGGAGGGGAAGGCCAAGATCGCCACCGAAGAGGCTATCGTCACCGATGTTGCCCGCGCGACGACCGAGCAGACGCTGGCAGGCAGACACGTCGTGGTCACTGCTGGCGCGACATCGGAATCGATAGATCCCATCCGCGTCCTGACGAATCGGTCGTCGGGGCGGACGGGGCGGGAAGTCGCCCGCGCCTGCTATGTCCGCGGTGCGGACGTGACTCTCGTCCACGACGGCGACGACGTTCCCTACGCCGATGTGGTGCCGGTAGAGACGAGTGCTGAGATGCTCGATGCCGTCCTCAGCGTCGCCGCGAACGCGGACGCCCTCGTCTCGGCCGCGGCCATCTCGGATTACACCGTCGAAACTGCCGCCGAGAAACTCCGCTCGGGCGAACCGCGCACGCTCGAACTCGAACCGACGCCGAAACTCATCGACAGCGTGCGCGAGGAGTATCCGGATCTCGCTATCGTCGGGTTCAAAGCCGAAACGTCGGGCGACGAGGCGATGGTTGCCGCCGCGCGGAAGATTCTCGACAGAGCGAACCTCTCCTTTGTCGTCGCGAACGATGCCTCGGTGATGGGACAGGCAGAGACGCGAACGCTGTTCGTCCGACCCGAAGGGATGGCGGAGTTCGCCGGGTCGAAAGACGCGCTCGGCGGACGCATCGCAGCAGAGTTAGCCGCGGAACTGCGATAG
- the trkA gene encoding Trk system potassium transporter TrkA, producing MRVVIVGAGQVGSSIAADLDDAHEVVVIDRDPERVEEMNYSLDVLGISGDGTAVSTLEEAGIADADMVIASTDNDETNIVVCSTAKAISDAFTIARVKNTEYLRTWQRSKKAFGIDFMVCTNLLAAESIVRIIGLPAARDVDPFAGGQVQMAEFQVAENSPVSNVTIREADRFEALTFAAVLRNGAVEIPRGQTVIQPGDRVVVIGTPRSVQEFARSVAPDESPGTAEEVVIVGGSEVGYHVARLLEERGFRPRLIERDGERARKLAEQLPDTVVMESDATDMEFLEREHIGDADLVVAALESDEKNLLVSLLAARLGVERTVAVIDTTEYVDLFEAVGVDVGVSPREVVAEEITRFTREGGAENIALIESDKAEVLEIEVDDDSILAGREIRESVPELPDGIVVGAITRNREFITPRGNTVVEVGDHVVLFVDASVAGDVTPQL from the coding sequence ATGCGAGTAGTCATCGTCGGCGCGGGACAAGTCGGGTCGAGCATCGCGGCTGATCTCGACGACGCTCACGAAGTCGTCGTCATCGACCGAGATCCAGAACGTGTCGAGGAGATGAACTACTCGCTCGACGTACTCGGGATCTCTGGCGACGGGACCGCCGTTTCGACGCTTGAGGAAGCAGGCATCGCCGATGCCGACATGGTCATCGCTTCGACCGACAACGACGAGACGAACATCGTCGTCTGTTCGACGGCCAAAGCGATCAGCGATGCGTTCACCATCGCCCGCGTCAAGAACACCGAGTATCTCCGGACGTGGCAACGCTCGAAGAAAGCGTTCGGAATCGACTTTATGGTGTGTACGAACCTCCTCGCCGCCGAGTCCATCGTCCGTATCATCGGACTGCCAGCGGCCCGTGACGTGGACCCGTTCGCCGGCGGGCAGGTACAGATGGCGGAGTTCCAGGTGGCCGAGAACAGTCCCGTCTCGAACGTCACCATCCGCGAAGCCGACCGGTTCGAGGCCCTCACCTTCGCTGCGGTTCTCCGTAACGGGGCTGTCGAGATTCCCCGCGGCCAGACCGTCATCCAACCGGGCGACCGCGTCGTCGTCATCGGGACTCCGCGAAGCGTCCAAGAGTTCGCGCGGTCGGTCGCACCCGACGAGTCTCCGGGAACCGCAGAGGAAGTCGTCATCGTCGGCGGCTCCGAAGTCGGCTATCACGTTGCTCGGCTACTGGAGGAGCGCGGGTTCCGTCCGCGGCTCATCGAACGTGATGGTGAGCGGGCGCGCAAACTCGCTGAACAACTCCCAGACACGGTGGTGATGGAGTCCGATGCGACCGACATGGAGTTCCTCGAACGCGAACACATCGGCGACGCCGACTTGGTGGTCGCGGCGCTCGAATCCGACGAGAAGAACCTTCTCGTGTCCCTCCTGGCCGCACGGCTCGGCGTCGAACGCACTGTCGCCGTCATCGACACCACGGAGTACGTTGACCTGTTCGAGGCCGTCGGCGTCGATGTGGGTGTGAGCCCACGCGAAGTCGTCGCAGAGGAGATAACGCGCTTCACACGCGAAGGCGGCGCGGAGAACATCGCACTCATCGAGTCTGACAAGGCGGAAGTGCTCGAAATCGAGGTTGACGACGACAGTATCCTCGCAGGCCGGGAGATCCGTGAGTCCGTTCCCGAACTCCCCGACGGCATTGTCGTCGGTGCAATCACCCGCAACCGCGAGTTCATCACTCCGCGCGGGAACACCGTCGTTGAGGTGGGCGACCATGTTGTCCTCTTCGTTGACGCCTCCGTCGCCGGCGATGTGACGCCCCAACTGTGA
- a CDS encoding MnhB domain-containing protein: MSGRDIDSRPHDYEADRRTTVISRTITRIVVPFILVTAIGLLLQGHNLPGGGFIGAVLTVAAFVLIYVIFGLDYVQSEVLRLRSDNDGHSPVELYRWLFGGGLALAVLSGLVPIFFGFDFLTQGVWFFKHVPLYEEFELASAVFFDFGVYFAVVGALLTIVAEVGTE, from the coding sequence ATGAGCGGACGCGACATCGACAGCCGGCCGCACGACTACGAGGCCGACCGCCGCACGACAGTTATCTCGCGGACGATCACCCGAATCGTCGTTCCGTTCATCCTCGTTACCGCCATCGGTCTCCTGCTGCAAGGGCACAATCTGCCCGGCGGTGGGTTCATCGGTGCCGTCCTCACGGTGGCGGCATTCGTCCTCATCTACGTCATCTTCGGCCTCGACTACGTCCAATCGGAGGTGCTTCGTCTGCGGTCCGACAACGACGGCCACAGTCCAGTCGAGCTATACCGGTGGCTGTTCGGCGGTGGCCTCGCACTCGCCGTGCTGAGCGGACTCGTTCCCATCTTCTTCGGGTTCGACTTCCTCACGCAGGGCGTGTGGTTCTTCAAGCACGTCCCGCTGTACGAGGAGTTCGAGTTAGCGAGTGCGGTGTTCTTCGATTTCGGCGTGTACTTCGCCGTCGTTGGAGCACTTCTCACGATTGTCGCGGAGGTGGGGACTGAATGA
- a CDS encoding FAD-dependent oxidoreductase: protein MEFPNSTDVLVVGGGVAGLTAATFTARAGLDTLVVNDGESILNRNAHLENIPGFPAGVNARLFGDLLDEQASRNDVTQREGRVVSIERTDEANGAETEHDADGEDAWFVASVETDGTVETVRTRFIVAASWSDADYLDELDVTIRDAGSKRYVDVDECGRTSVEGVYAAGRLTEKYHQAVVAAGHGAEVALTLIHDSDVAYYHDWVTPEGYFTDREREVPPGCEEIDAEERSRREQESREVMREYFADPHPEPQRTHPSLVDDELGRLDE from the coding sequence ATGGAATTCCCCAACTCAACCGACGTACTCGTCGTTGGTGGCGGTGTCGCTGGACTCACCGCCGCGACGTTCACCGCCCGCGCCGGACTGGATACCCTCGTCGTCAACGACGGTGAGAGTATTCTGAACCGCAACGCGCACTTGGAGAATATTCCCGGCTTCCCCGCAGGAGTGAACGCACGTCTATTCGGAGACTTACTTGACGAGCAGGCGAGCCGAAACGATGTTACTCAACGCGAGGGGCGCGTCGTCTCTATCGAACGGACTGACGAGGCGAACGGTGCAGAGACAGAACACGATGCCGATGGGGAGGACGCGTGGTTCGTTGCGTCCGTCGAAACCGACGGGACGGTCGAGACGGTCCGAACTCGGTTCATCGTCGCCGCATCGTGGTCCGACGCGGACTACCTCGACGAACTCGATGTAACGATACGCGATGCCGGGAGCAAACGCTACGTAGACGTAGACGAATGCGGCCGAACCAGCGTCGAAGGCGTCTACGCCGCCGGACGACTCACTGAGAAGTACCATCAGGCCGTCGTCGCCGCCGGTCACGGTGCAGAGGTCGCCCTGACCCTCATCCACGACAGCGACGTGGCGTACTACCACGATTGGGTCACGCCGGAGGGCTATTTCACCGACCGGGAGCGCGAGGTCCCACCGGGATGCGAGGAGATCGACGCCGAGGAGCGTTCACGCCGGGAACAGGAGTCCCGCGAAGTCATGCGCGAGTACTTCGCTGATCCACATCCCGAACCACAACGAACCCATCCGAGCCTCGTAGACGACGAATTAGGCCGGTTGGACGAGTAG